A genomic stretch from Mya arenaria isolate MELC-2E11 chromosome 10, ASM2691426v1 includes:
- the LOC128205913 gene encoding uncharacterized protein DDB_G0290301-like, with translation MGGNRKRNRRWGQNQRLPAQSQPSSQFPSSFRIGEHIGTEDRGTEFKDGQGFIDIDFRASVAKYVSAFVNSHAHGTLFAGVNNAGHVTGYEITQSKEDRLRLQIDEAIKDIKPNLFPNDYSVVFIPVTNQKGDLADGFRTGRYSVVICIDVNGDRINNNRQLYRTRQGTFMRRDAGVQSFDSQDIHEFYQRRNQSEMDRLKNDPKQKNKQKDNQFDKRIREIENKHKQTEEALERERLELLAKTNKLQEEIERFKQQREESVDARGTERNQSEMDRLRSDLKQTTEQKDNEFDRRMRELENEYKQKEESLERERLELLAKTNKQQEEIERFKQQWKENVEVRGAEASKQTQEERRKPSGKTDTKSKLCTIS, from the exons ATGGGCGGAAATCGAAAAAGGAACAGAAGATGGGGTCAGAATCAGCGACTGCCGGCGCAGTCTCAACCTTCTTCACAATTCCCGTCGAGTTTCAG gATTGGAGAGCACATAGGGACGGAGGATCGTGGCACAGAGTTTAAAGATGGTCAAGGGTTTATCGACATTGACTTCCGTGCCAGTGTGGCGAAATATGTGTCAGCGTTTGTGAACAGCCATGCACATGGAACACTTTTCGCAGGCGTCAATAATGCAG GCCATGTGACCGGCTACGAAATAACCCAATCAAAAGAGGATCGTCTTAGACTTCAAATTGATGAAGCAATCAAAGATATAAAGCCGAACTTATTTCCAAACGACTACTCCGTCGTCTTCATACCGGTAACAAATCAGAAAGGAGATCTAGCGG ATGGGTTTAGAACAGGACGGTACTCCGTTGTGATATGTATCGATGTTAACGGTGATCGTATAAACAACAATAGGCAGCTTTACAGAACACGTCAAGGAACTTTTATGAGAAGAGACGCCGGAGTGCAATCTTTTGACTCACAGGATATCCATGAGTTCTATCAAAGG AGAAATCAAAGTGAGATGGATCGGTTGAAGAATGACCctaaacagaaaaacaaacaaaaagacaaTCAGTTTGACAAAAGGATTcgtgaaattgaaaataaacacaaacagaCGGAAGAAGCGTTGGAAAGAGAGAGACTGGAACTGCTTGCTAAAACTAATAAACTGCAAGAAGAAATAGAAAGGTTCAAACAGCAACGTGAGGAGAGTGTAGATGCCCGAGGAACAGAG AGAAATCAAAGTGAGATGGATCGGCTGAGGAGTGATCTTAAACAGACAACCGAACAAAAAGACAATGAGTTTGACAGAAGAATGCGTGAActtgaaaatgaatacaaacagaAAGAGGAATCTTTGGAAAGAGAGAGGCTGGAACTGCTTGCTAAAACTAATAAACAGCAAGAAGAAATAGAAAGGTTTAAACAGCAATGGAAGGAGAATGTAGAGGTCCGAGGAGCAGAG